The sequence TCTGGTCCTTGCGATTGTGACCATGATTCAAAATGGTCTACTATGTCTCAAAATAGCAACTTGATCCCTAAAGTAAGACTTTGAGATTCACTTTTGGTCCTTTATTTTTTGTTAGAGAAAGACCAAAGTGAGTCACAAAGTGTAACTTCAGGGACCAAATTGCTATTTTGAAATCACGAGCACTAATTTGAATCATGACCACAATCTTGAGGACCAGAACAAACCTTTACTCAATTAACTTTTCATGTTTGTATGCTATGCTTTGTTTTGTGCTTtgtcttttctttttcactttcccTCTAAATTGTTTGCATCTTCATTTAGGAACACATGTTTTAAGGTTTTTGATGCAGTAGTCCACTTTCTTCTTCTAAAGATATACATACAAATAAAAGGATCACTCTTCCCATAGTGCATATAAAGTTTACACCAAGTAAAAATGACAACAAAGAAGCACAATGTACCCAAAATTACAGTGAACATGGTATCACTCTTTTGTTTAAGAACTATACACCTTGAACAGTACTATTTGTTATTTCAATATCAAACATGCATGTCAAACCATCTCAATAGATTTGGACATTTGGTGCTTCATATCAGATTAAGCGTACACTTTTAAGTTAACTGAGTCTGCAGTTATTTGCAGTTAAAATTGTGCGATGTATTTTTCAATCTTGACGTATTCCAGAAAGCCAATATGGCTATTGGAAGACATGTTATTCTGTTTCTTTTGAAGTTTACGATTCGACTAAATATGTTGTTCTGCTACTGACTAAATCCCTTTTGCAGAAAATTTTTACTCGGAAAGACCACAACGAGAAGCTTATGCAACCATCCTACACTCGGCACACGTCTATGTATGTGGGGCCATAACTGCAGCTCAGAGTATTCGCATGGCTGGTTCAACCCGTGATCTTGTGATTCTAGTTGATGAGAGCATTAGTGACTATCACAGGGGTGGTTTGGAAGCTGCTGGATGGAAGATACATACAATCCAAAGAATCAGGAATCCGAAAGCAGAACCCGAAGCATATAATGAGTGGAACTACAGCAAATTCCGCCTTTGGCAGCTAACAGATTATGATAAAATCATTTTCATTGATGCTGATCTGCTTATACTCAGAAACATTGATTTCCTTTTTCAGATGCCTGAAATTTCAGCCATAGGGAACAATGCTACGCTGTTCAACTCAGGTGTGATGGTTATTGAGCCATCAAATTGCACATTTCAACTGCTGATGGATCACATCAATGAAATAGTCTCTTACAACGGAGGCGACCAGGGTTATCTGAATGAAATCTTCACATGGTGGCATCGGATTCCAAAGCATATGAACTTCTTGAAACATTTTTGGGAAGGTGATGAGGAAGAGAAAAAGGTCATGAAAACTCGCCTCTTTGGAGCGGAACCTCCCATCCTCTATGTCATCCACTATCTAGGTAATAAGCCGTGGCTCTGCTTCCGTGATTACGACTGTAACTGGAATGTGGACATTCTGCAAGAGTTTGCCAGTAATGTAGCTCATGCAAGATGGTGGAAGGTGCATGATGCCATGCCGGAAAACTTGCACAAGTACTGTTTGCTTAGGTCAAAGCAAAAGGCTGCATTAGAGTGGGATCGGAGGCAGGCGCAGAAAGCAAACTACAGCGATGGTCACTGGAAAATTAAGATTAAAGACCCACGTTTAAAGACGTGCTTTGAGGATTTCTGCTTTTGGGAGAGCATGTTATGGCATTGGGGTGAAAAGAATTGGACAGATAATTCTACTGTTAGTTCTCCACCTGTTATCAAAACCAAAACTCTTTCTTCTTTATGAGTTCAATTTTTTCCACCTTTTCATAGCTTTTGTTGTTTATATATATTTGCTGAATCTTTGTGTTTTCAAGGTTTCCAGCAGCATGTTCAAATTCATCTGTCAGTAGTCTTTTAGAACGAGTTATGCACATATGCAAGTTTTTATTATCACCATTTTTGTTTATTGTATTTGTTAATaagttttcctttttgtttttccttttgaaTGTTGATTCACAACGTAAAAGTGATAGTTGCAAAGAAATTGAAtgaaacaaataaattttatatatagtATCAAGAATTTGAATCCTAAAATTGTCATCTTCCTAACATAAATACACCTTGGCTTCACAGCACCCATGTGTTGATTCCCAAATTATTTGGTGAATATAAAAATCAAGAGCTTCTTTGTAACAATGCTTTGGTTTgtgcttcttttccttttcttgtttattttttattgaaaaatagtaAAGTAGGTATGGAATTACAGAGTTTGAGGGTTTACATAAAAAAATGTGGAGATAAAAAAAACTATGACCATCGAACAATTGACTATCATTCCTCTCCCTGCCCTACTCTCCTCCCTCCCCCTAAATCCTTTGCCTCTGCCCTCCTTACCCATCATGTTTGCTGCCTCAGCCATCCCTCAGCCGCTCTCTCTATCTCTCATCGTCCATGGTGAGCTATTCAGATTCGCGACGACATTGTCTTCTTCTGATTAATATGCGACTGCAACTCTGCAAGTGTTTAATTAAACTTAAATTAAGATATCAAAATTCACAGGNNNNNNNNNNNNNNNNNNNNNNNNNNNNTTATTCTATCTCAAATAGACAAATACATGTTCATTCCTTTATTTAGGACGTGTTTATTGGTTCATATAAAACATATTTAGTTGAAACAAATGTGGTATATAGATTTTGAATTCAATAATAGTTTTGGAGAAGAGGAATGCTAGGGCcagtaattttggtgttttgtaattatcaattggctatcaatagtatttttaatggtgtgagattatatttaatagtaagagatcactcacttttgttttaATAGTTAAGTGTtggccagaaaacacaaaaattgctgacCCCTAAACTTTTCTTTTGGAGAATGTTGTACGAAAGAGGGACtcacattttaaaattaaaaaggataGAAACACAAATCTTGAAAAAAAGCCAGAATTAGATTTTTGaggattttaattttgaattaattagtcattaaaaaaaatattaagtagaTCTTCTATTATAATAAACGATAAACATGTATATTTTTCTGTTAAtagatagtataaaataaaataggtTATCCATGTATTTTATCATATACAGTGATGGGTGTTTTGCTGCTCTCACGTAAGTATGGAAACAATGTAGTTTTGGACAATGAGATATTTATTAACTTTTGAATTTGTTTATAATATTTATGAGAAAAATCCAAAtcagcccctgacaattacctcgaaagacaacgaggcccctgacaaaaaaaaccccaatccggcccctgacaaaaaaaaataaacccAACCCGGCCcttgacaattacttcgaaaggacaacgagacccctgtgccaaaaaaaaataaatgttatttttttggcacagggactAATCTGTCCCCCAAAAAATTTATCAGGGAccggattgggtgttttttttttcttgggggcctcgttgtcctttcctgataattgtcaggggccggatGGGGTATTCACTCAATATTTATTAATTGCTCTCTATTATTTATCATGAATCATATTAAAATAGATGAAGTTTTGTTCCAAAAACTGTTATCTGCATAACGATCTTTCATAAATAAATACGCCATAGTAGGTAACAATACATATAAACATCATCGTTAAGTTTAACATGATGAATTGATAGAAAGATATCACGTGTCCATGTTTATTATTGAGGAGGACCAAATTGATATTTTTTCGAGCAAAGACTCAATCTAACTCCTATCTATTTTCACGAAGAACAAGACACTCCTTGTAAAAAAAAAGAACACTTCGATAttcaatcttttttattttaggataatacgattttttttattaaaaaatccgTTAAATGGTACTTAAAATTAGTTTGATGGGAATTTTATTTGTAATATGTCAGAGTTTTAAACCCCACAAAGTTCCTTTCAATACTATAACCAACTTATAATCATTATTCATTACTActaccatggttctgaaaaccagaTTGGCCGGTCGAACTGGTTCGACCATGAACCAACAGCTTTAACGGTTTGGTTTATTGTCCAAAACCGATCAACTAAAAACCGGATGTGAGCCGTTGAACCGGCCGGTAACCGGAACCGTCCGGTTTCAGTAACACGACGCCGTTTCgttaaaaaagagagagagagatgccaACCCCCAGCCTTGTGCACCCTAGCCTCCACCACCGCCTTGTGCCTCTATTGCCGCCACGACGTCCGTCGCAACGACCCCTGTTCGCTCTCAGACTCACCAGTCGCAGGCACGTTGTTTCTTCCTCGAGCGTCCGACGTCTTCGTCTTCTCACCGTCATGCTAGCCGTCGTCTTCGTCTGCTAACTCTGCTCGCCATCGTGCTCGTCGTCTCAGACCGAAGGTCAGTGCTCACTGTCACCTGATCTTCATTCTTTTTAATGCTCTGTTCGGAAATCAAATCACAGGATGATTGATTATTGAATGTTTTGTGATTTTATTGAAGAAAAAACCCTTCCCCATTCCAATCTCCTTCCTTCGAGTTCAGAGAGCAGAAGCTCAACCAAGAAAAAAACCCTTCTCCATTCCAATCTTGTCGCCGTCTGTCGGAGTGAGAGACTGCTGTTGCCGCCTCCGTTGCACTCAAGAACTTCCGTCTTCGTGCTATCGGCGTTCGCTACTTCGCTCCATTCCAATCTAGTGCTTGCTTGTTCTTCGTGTTTCTTTTATTGTCTGTTCAGAAATCAAACCCTCTTCGTGCTTGTTCTTCGATGGTCAGTGATAGTCGTTTTTTAATGCTCACTGCTAGTGTTCTCACTGCTGGTGTTTTGTGCTTTCATTGATTGATGATTATTGATTAAGTAATgtgttgctatttttttttactCTGTGCTTCAGTTAATTGGATGCTCTGTCAGTGCTTAGTGCTTGTTCTTGGTTGATTGGCTTTGCTCACTACTCTAGCTTGTTCTGGCCTGTTCTTGACTGATTAATCCTGTTACTGGCTTATTGATTGATGATAAATTGATACTAATAAATTGATTACTGGCTTGTTCTTGCTGGTTCTTACTTTTTTTTCTGCTGTTAAATTTTGTTAAAGTTTCTTGATTTTGTTGTTAATTATTGTGCTGAGCTTGTTAAAATTTGGTtgaaaattttgttaatttttgttaaagCATGTTAATTTTTGTGTTAACATTGTGAAAACTAtgttaaaacttaaaaatttgatgGTGCATCTTTTATCATTATTTGAAAACACATTTTTATCATTATTTGAAAACACATTTGATTGGATGCTTGGAAAACACTTAATGCTATCAATGTATTAATTATTACTATTAAACAAACATGTTTTATAATTCTATAATATAGCGATAAATATGTTCTATAATTTTTATTGTGGTGATGATTTATTGATTGTTTTTTATTATGTTGATGAgagtttttttataatttatttattattttattttaaaacgatTTGTTCGGTTGGATTACAGTTAAACcaattaaattaataaatcaataaatcAGTGATTAGAATGGTTTAATGATCGGTTCGGTTCACCAAACCTTGCTACTACCACATTTTTCATTCTCATTATTataacttttacttttactatttcTATTGTGCATACTTTATCCTCATCCTTATTTCTTTTATTGTCATCATCACCAATACAAATATCATTAAtattaatgttattttatttcattttttggtctgacattattatttttttaaaagatctttgtactataattaatttttttccttgCAATATTATTTTCAGGTCTTTCTCCATTTAACCACCACCTATAAAAATATTCtgtcaaaaataaatttataataatttgtGGGAGTTTAAAATTtccacaaattaaaaataaaattctcacaaaattaatttttattattatttaatagattttttacaaaaaattgtATTACNNNNNNNNNNNNNNNNNNNNNNNNNNNNNNNNNNNNNNNNNNNNNNNNNNNNNNNNNNNNNNNNNNNNNNNNNNNNNNNNNNNNNNNNNNNNNNNNNNNNNNNNNNNNNNNNNNNNNNNNNNNNNNNNNNNNNNNNNNNNNNNNNNNNNNNNNNNNNNNNNNNNNNNNNNNNNNNNNNNNNNNNNNNNNNNNNNNNNNNNNNNNNNNNNNNNNNNNNNNNNNNNNNNNNNNNNNNNNNNNNNNNNNNNNNNNNNNNNNNNNNNNNNNNNNNNNNNNNNNNNNNNNNNNNNNNNNNNNNNNNNNNNNNNNNNNNNNNNNNNNNNNNNNNNNNNNNNNNNNNNNNNNNNNNNNNNNNNNNNNNNNNNNNNNNNNNNNNNNNNNNNNNNNNNNNNNNNNNNNNNNNNNNNNNNNNNNNNNNNNNNNNNNNNNNNNNNNNNNNNNNNNNNNNNNNNNNNNNNNNNNNNNNNNNNNNNNNNNNNNNNNNNNNNNNNNNNNNNNNNNNNNNNNNNNNNNNNNNNNNNNNNNNNNNNNNNNNNNNNNNNNNNNNNNNNNNNNNNNNNNNNNNNNNNNNNNNNNNNNNNNNNNNNNNNNNNNNNNNNNNNNNNNNNNNNNNNNNNNNNNNNNNNNNNNNNNNNNNNNNNNNNNNNNNNNNNNNNNNNNNNNNNNNNNNNNNNNNNNNNNNNNNNNNNNNNNNNNNNNNNNNNNNNNNNNNNNNNNNNNNNNNNNNNNNNNNNNNNNNNNNNNNNNNNNNNNNNNNNNNNNNNNNNNNNNNNNNNNNNNNNNNNNNNNNNNNNNNNNNNNNNNNNNNNNNNNNNNNNNNNNNNNNNNNNNNNNNNNNNNNNNNNNNNNNNNNNNNNNNNNNNNNNNNNNNNNNNNNNNNNNNNNNNNNNNNNNNNNNNNNNNNNNNNNNNNNNNNNNNNNNNNNNNNNNNNNNNNNNNNNNNNNNNNNNNNNNNNNNNNNNNNNNNNNNNNNNNNNNNNNNNNNNNNNNNNNNNNNNNNNNNNNNNNNNNNNNNNNNNNNNNNNNNNNNNNNNNNNNNNNNNNNNNNNNNNNNNNNNNNNNNNNNNNNNNNNNNNNNNNNNNNNNNNNNNNNNNNNNNNNNNNNNNNNNNNNNNNNNNNNNNNNNNNNNNNNNNNNNNNNNNNNNNNNNNNNNNNNNNNNNNNNNNNNNNNNNNNNNNNNNNNNNNNNNNNNNNNNNNNNNNNNNNNNNNNNNNNNNNNNNNNNNNNNNNNNNNNNNNNNNNNNNNNNNNNNNNNNNNNNNNNNNNNNNNNNNNNNNNNNNNNNNNNNNNNNNNNNNNNNNNNNNNNNNNNNNNNNNNNNNNNNNNNNNNNNNNNNNNNNNNNNNNNNNNNNNNNNNNNNNNNNNNNNNNNNNNNNNNNNNNNNNNNNNNNNNNNNNNNNNNNNNNNNNNNNNNNNNNNNNNNNNNNNNNNNNNNNNNNNNNNNNNNNNNNNNNNNNNNNNNNNNNNNNNNNNNNNNNNNNNNNNNNNNNNNNNNNNNNNNNNNNNNNNNNNNNNNNNNNNNNNNNNNNNNNNNNNNNNNNNNNNNNNNNNNNNNNNNNNNNNNNNNNNNNNNNNNNNNNNNNNNNNNNNNNNNNNNNNNNNNNNNNNNNNNNNNNNNNNNNNNNNNNNNNNNNNNNCCCCTTCCTTCAGAAATCAGATTTCAGAGAGCAACAACAACGAACTGCTGCCCGCAACCCTAGCCTCCACCACCGCCTTGTGCCTCTATTGCCGCCACGACGTCCGTCGCAACGACCCCTGTTCGCTCTCAGACTCACCAGTCGCAGGCACGTTGTTTCTTCCTCGAGCGTCCGACGTCTTCGTCTTCTCACCGTCATGCTAGCCGTCGTCTTCGTCTGCTAACTCTGCTCGCCATCGTGCTCGTCGTCTCAGACCGAAGGTCAGTGCTCACTGTCACCTGATCTTCATTCTTTTTAATGCTCTGTTCGGAAATCAAATCACAGGATGATTGATTATTGAATGTTTTGTGATTTTATTGAAGAAAAAACCCTTCCCCATTCCAATCTCCTTCCTTCGAGTTCAGAGAGCAGAAGCTCAACCAAGAAAAAAACCCTTCTCCATTCCAATCTTGTCGCCGTCTGTCGGAGTGAGAGACTGCTGTTGCCGCCTCCGTTGCACTCAAGAACTTCCGTCTTCGTGCTATCGGCGTTCGCTACTTCGCTCCATTCCAATCTAGTGCTTGCTTGTTCTTCGTGTTTCTTTTATTGTCTGTTCAGAAATCAAACCCTCTTCGTGCTTGTTCTTCGATGGTCAGTGATAGTCGTTTTTTAATGCTCACTGCTAGTGTTCTCACTGCTGGTGTTTTGTGCTTTCATTGATTGATGATTATTGATTAAGTAATgtgttgctatttttttttactCTGTGCTTCAGTTAATTGGATGCTCTGTCAGTGCTTAGTGCTTGTTCTTGGTTGATTGGCTTTGCTCACTACTCTAGCTTGTTCTGGCCTGTTCTTGACTGATTAATCCTGTTACTGGCTTATTGATTGATGATAAATTGATACTAATAAATTGATTACTGGCTTGTTCTTGCTGGTTCTTACTTTTTTTTCTGCTGTTAAATTTTGTTAAAGTTTCTTGATTTTGTTGTTAATTATTGTGCTGAGCTTGTTAAAATTTGGTtgaaaattttgttaatttttgttaaagCATGTTAATTTTTGTGTTAACATTGTGAAAACTAtgttaaaacttaaaaatttgatgGTGCATCTTTTATCATTATTTGAAAACACATTTTTATCATTATTTGAAAACACATTTTTATCATTATTTGAAAACACATTTTTATCATTATTTGAAAACACATTTTTATCATTATTTGAAAACACATTTGATTGGATGCTTGGAAAACACTTAATGCTATCAATGTATTAATTATTACTATTAAACAAACATGTTTTATAATTCTATAATATAGCGATAAATATGTTCTATAATTTTTATTGTGGTGATAATTTATTAATTGTTTTTTATTATGTTGATGAGAGttgttttataatttatttattattttattttaaaacgatTTGTTCGGTTGGATTACAGTTAAACcaattaaattaataaatcaataaatcAGTGATTAGAATGGTTTAATGATCGGTTCGGTTCACCAAACCTTGCTACTACCACATTTTTCATTCTCATTATTataacttttacttttactatttcTATTGTGCATACTTTATCCTCATCCTTATTTCTTTTATTGTCATCATCACCAATACAAATATCATTAAtattaatgttattttatttcattttttggtctgacattattatttttttaaaagatctttgtactataattaatttttttccttgCAATATTATTTTCAGGTCTTTCTCCATTTAACCACCACCTATAAAAATATTCtgtcaaaaataaatttataataatttgtGGGAGTTTAAAATTtccacaaattaaaaataaaattctcacaaaattaatttttattattatttaatagattttttacaaaaaattgtATTACCCTAAAATTAAAAAGTTGAGTATCAAAATATTcattttttaagataaaaaacaCTTTATCTTTTGTAAAAATAAACAAGGATCAAGTTAAATCGTTagtttttttcttcaaaaattaattttggtcAATTTAGTCCGAATCTTTTAACGGAGTTTACATTTGCACCTTGCTTCCAACGATGGGTATATTATCACTGCCCCGCTACGCTGAACAAATCTTCTTCTGATCCTCTCAGTTCTCACTAAATGTCCAGCACCAGTAACACCAAATCGAAAGCAATGCCACCTCatcactaccaccaccaccatcaggTCCCCTGCACCCGCACACACCAGATCGCTGCCCTACTCCTCGTGGTTGGCACCTTCTTCTTCACCAGACTCTTCGACCGCTCCTTTGCCCCATGCACCACCACCACCCTCCTTCGCGCGTCACAGAATCAGTTCTTTGGGCCCCATGCGTGGCCGGAGCAAGGTTACGGTTCCCAGCTGTCCCTCAAGATCTACGTTTACGACGCCGCCGAGATCGACGGCTTGAATCAGCTCATGTACGGTAGGGACGGCAAGATCACCGAGGAAGCTTGCTTGAAGGGCCAGTGGGGCACTCAGGTAATTTCAACttccttttcttcctttcttGCTTGACGCCATTTACATTCTCTCATTTTGTGGATGGTGAAGCTAATTTGGGGCGTTTGCTTCTTATATGAAACAttgcatttttattgttatttttttctcATAAAGTGTTCCGTCATTTGGAGGAAACGTAGTTATTGACTTCAGTTAATTTGGATTTTAGATTCGGGATAATGCTAAGTTTGCTAGATTGGTTTTCTACTGAATTTGTGCT is a genomic window of Arachis ipaensis cultivar K30076 chromosome B06, Araip1.1, whole genome shotgun sequence containing:
- the LOC107605267 gene encoding putative UDP-glucuronate:xylan alpha-glucuronosyltransferase 3 isoform X2, which encodes MRGPSPGTVEPRHRLSTSIRQTFVSKWNREPDGIDPRYLSTINIEWDQISEVLKYLKDKDTYQGVGLLNFNESEIDHWKELLPEAEHIALELNYASNNITWEVLYPEWIDEEEEYEFPKCPTLPKIQVPGKPRIDLIAIKLPCNKSGHWSRDVARLHLQIEAARLAASSKGLHPVHMLLVTDCIPIPNLFTCKELVKREGSAWLYEPNLNTLRDKLQLPIGSCELAVPLKAKENFYSERPQREAYATILHSAHVYVCGAITAAQSIRMAGSTRDLVILVDESISDYHRGGLEAAGWKIHTIQRIRNPKAEPEAYNEWNYSKFRLWQLTDYDKIIFIDADLLILRNIDFLFQMPEISAIGNNATLFNSGVMVIEPSNCTFQLLMDHINEIVSYNGGDQGYLNEIFTWWHRIPKHMNFLKHFWEGDEEEKKVMKTRLFGAEPPILYVIHYLGNKPWLCFRDYDCNWNVDILQEFASNVAHARWWKVHDAMPENLHKYCLLRSKQKAALEWDRRQAQKANYSDGHWKIKIKDPRLKTCFEDFCFWESMLWHWGEKNWTDNSTVSSPPVIKTKTLSSL
- the LOC107605267 gene encoding putative UDP-glucuronate:xylan alpha-glucuronosyltransferase 3 isoform X1; protein product: MRGPSPGTVEPRHRLSTSISEDTNKRVRSQRSRDFKDVEKALHAPFQDRNINCKPNWKLVLVIVVLGTLVTIFHPPAVYNTDHISNTISRQTFVSKWNREPDGIDPRYLSTINIEWDQISEVLKYLKDKDTYQGVGLLNFNESEIDHWKELLPEAEHIALELNYASNNITWEVLYPEWIDEEEEYEFPKCPTLPKIQVPGKPRIDLIAIKLPCNKSGHWSRDVARLHLQIEAARLAASSKGLHPVHMLLVTDCIPIPNLFTCKELVKREGSAWLYEPNLNTLRDKLQLPIGSCELAVPLKAKENFYSERPQREAYATILHSAHVYVCGAITAAQSIRMAGSTRDLVILVDESISDYHRGGLEAAGWKIHTIQRIRNPKAEPEAYNEWNYSKFRLWQLTDYDKIIFIDADLLILRNIDFLFQMPEISAIGNNATLFNSGVMVIEPSNCTFQLLMDHINEIVSYNGGDQGYLNEIFTWWHRIPKHMNFLKHFWEGDEEEKKVMKTRLFGAEPPILYVIHYLGNKPWLCFRDYDCNWNVDILQEFASNVAHARWWKVHDAMPENLHKYCLLRSKQKAALEWDRRQAQKANYSDGHWKIKIKDPRLKTCFEDFCFWESMLWHWGEKNWTDNSTVSSPPVIKTKTLSSL